A stretch of the Methylacidiphilum caldifontis genome encodes the following:
- a CDS encoding dienelactone hydrolase family protein: MINEAFKEEVNVIIGDISLPGTLEIPPGARGIVLFAHGSGSSRFSPRNQFVAKTLREKGSATLLFDLLTSDEEAEDEFSGIYRFDIGLLARRLVGAAHWLRSQKVTKGYAIGFFGSSTGGGAALVAAAELGEKVKAVVSRGGRPDLAGEFLPKVKAPTLLIVGSLDEFVLRLNEQAMDSLRCEKELIVIPGASHLFEEPGTLDRVATFAADWFSAHWSKT; the protein is encoded by the coding sequence GTGATCAACGAAGCTTTCAAAGAGGAAGTCAATGTCATAATTGGTGATATTTCTCTACCTGGAACATTAGAAATTCCTCCTGGAGCAAGGGGTATTGTGCTTTTTGCTCATGGAAGTGGAAGTAGTCGTTTTAGTCCTAGGAACCAGTTTGTAGCCAAGACATTGAGAGAAAAAGGATCAGCTACCCTTCTTTTTGATCTTCTTACCTCTGATGAAGAAGCCGAAGATGAATTTAGCGGTATTTATCGATTTGATATCGGGTTGCTTGCTCGAAGGCTTGTAGGTGCAGCGCATTGGCTGAGGTCACAGAAAGTGACCAAAGGTTATGCAATAGGATTTTTCGGTTCGAGTACCGGGGGAGGAGCAGCCTTGGTTGCTGCTGCTGAGCTTGGAGAAAAGGTAAAAGCGGTTGTTTCTCGTGGAGGCCGACCTGATTTAGCGGGAGAATTTCTTCCAAAGGTTAAGGCTCCAACTCTTCTCATCGTGGGTAGTCTTGATGAATTTGTTTTAAGACTCAATGAACAAGCAATGGATTCCCTTCGATGCGAAAAAGAACTGATAGTTATTCCTGGGGCTTCTCATCTTTTTGAAGAACCGGGTACTCTAGATCGAGTTGCAACTTTTGCAGCAGATTGGTTTTCAGCCCATTGGTCCAAAACCTAA